From the genome of Magnetococcales bacterium, one region includes:
- a CDS encoding TolC family protein — MLTALALAGCSVVTSAITAFDQEKLVQEDQALLFKDQEKLTGPLTLHEAMARAIKFNLDLRLRRQEEVLAWKQEDVARLEMLPRLTVAAGYSARSQDNASVSQSLVTGLVSTEPSFSRESATGTADFTMSWNLLDFGVSYFQARQEGNRSLIQIEQRRKAAHNLIKDVRFAFWKAVAAQSLEQEIGAIQKSADQAIELARKVEHEKLRSPVQALQFQLGLLEITRQLEKSRSELAMAKEELATLIHLEPGTPYRLVDDSSVMADPLELTTPIEELERWALIFRPELRIEQYQARIEADETRKAIARLFPGLEFDVGQNYDSSALLVYQHWAQAGARLSWNLLRSLTGSRQMDLSESREKVIQMRRLVMHMAVLGQTRIAYHEYRAASDGLRRIREENDTRKRLQEHSANRGSLGLDSQLTFVHTAASGALGRVQQYESFARYQSALGRLYATLGWDPLGGEEGVEREIAKLTRALRENDGQWQQRVFSSRNPLPFIDAKTMTPLPLGDLVQEKAADNPEKPVVVLSPQGMTALPPKGVAPKAATGAAPKAATGAAPKAATGAVPKAATPVSAKAAASVPSKAVTAVPMKAITAVSSKGLTVFPHQLPPGPPSKALTVAPVKALVHPPVKPGVTPVAPSVQKGAAVIWPPDPGVEKTAMSLPAMSPMTRPKGSGHGVTDSGKW; from the coding sequence GTGTTGACGGCGCTGGCGCTGGCGGGCTGTTCGGTGGTGACTTCCGCCATCACCGCCTTTGATCAAGAAAAGCTCGTGCAGGAGGACCAGGCGCTTTTGTTCAAGGATCAGGAGAAGCTGACCGGTCCTTTGACCCTGCACGAAGCCATGGCCCGCGCCATCAAGTTCAATCTGGACCTGCGGCTTCGGCGTCAGGAGGAGGTGCTTGCCTGGAAACAAGAGGATGTGGCGCGTCTGGAGATGCTGCCCAGGTTGACGGTGGCGGCTGGATATTCCGCCCGATCTCAGGACAACGCCTCGGTGAGTCAATCCCTGGTCACGGGTCTGGTTTCCACTGAGCCATCCTTTTCCCGGGAGTCGGCGACCGGGACGGCGGATTTCACCATGAGTTGGAACCTGTTGGATTTTGGAGTCAGTTATTTCCAGGCGCGCCAGGAGGGTAACCGCAGTCTGATCCAGATCGAACAGCGGCGCAAGGCGGCCCACAATCTGATCAAGGATGTGCGGTTCGCCTTCTGGAAGGCGGTGGCGGCCCAGTCCCTGGAACAAGAGATCGGCGCCATTCAGAAGTCCGCCGATCAGGCCATCGAACTGGCCCGCAAGGTGGAGCACGAAAAGTTGCGTTCTCCGGTGCAGGCGTTGCAGTTCCAATTGGGCTTGCTGGAGATCACCCGGCAACTGGAAAAATCCCGCTCCGAACTGGCCATGGCCAAGGAGGAGTTGGCCACTCTGATCCATCTGGAGCCGGGAACCCCCTATCGGTTGGTGGACGACAGTTCGGTCATGGCCGATCCTTTGGAATTGACCACGCCCATTGAGGAGTTGGAGCGCTGGGCCTTGATTTTCCGGCCTGAATTGCGCATCGAGCAGTATCAGGCCCGCATCGAGGCCGATGAGACCCGCAAGGCGATTGCGCGGCTGTTTCCCGGTTTGGAGTTCGATGTGGGGCAGAATTACGACTCCAGCGCGTTGCTGGTGTATCAGCACTGGGCCCAGGCCGGCGCCCGGTTGAGCTGGAACCTGTTGCGCAGTCTGACCGGTTCCCGTCAGATGGATCTTTCCGAAAGCCGCGAGAAGGTGATCCAGATGCGTCGTCTGGTGATGCACATGGCGGTATTGGGACAGACCCGAATCGCCTATCACGAATACCGGGCCGCGTCGGATGGTTTGCGGCGCATTCGGGAAGAGAACGACACCCGCAAGCGATTGCAGGAGCATTCCGCCAACCGGGGCAGTCTGGGTCTGGACAGCCAGTTGACTTTTGTTCACACGGCGGCTTCCGGGGCGTTGGGACGGGTGCAGCAATACGAGAGTTTCGCCCGTTATCAAAGTGCGTTGGGGCGTCTGTACGCCACCCTCGGGTGGGATCCTCTGGGCGGGGAAGAGGGGGTGGAGCGGGAGATTGCCAAGCTGACCCGTGCGTTGCGGGAAAATGACGGGCAGTGGCAGCAACGGGTGTTTTCGAGCCGGAATCCGTTGCCCTTCATCGATGCCAAGACCATGACCCCCCTGCCTCTGGGGGATCTGGTTCAGGAGAAGGCCGCGGACAACCCGGAAAAACCGGTGGTGGTTCTCTCTCCGCAGGGGATGACGGCGCTTCCACCCAAAGGAGTTGCGCCGAAAGCCGCCACCGGAGCCGCGCCGAAAGCCGCCACCGGAGCCGCGCCGAAAGCCGCCACCGGAGCCGTACCGAAAGCCGCCACCCCGGTTTCTGCCAAAGCCGCGGCTTCTGTGCCGTCCAAGGCGGTGACAGCCGTGCCGATGAAGGCAATCACGGCGGTTTCTTCCAAGGGATTGACGGTTTTTCCCCACCAGTTGCCACCCGGACCGCCCTCCAAGGCGTTGACGGTCGCGCCGGTCAAGGCTCTGGTGCATCCTCCGGTCAAGCCCGGGGTGACCCCGGTTGCGCCGTCGGTCCAGAAAGGGGCGGCGGTGATCTGGCCGCCGGATCCAGGTGTGGAAAAGACCGCCATGTCATTACCCGCGATGAGTCCGATGACCCGTCCCAAGGGATCGGGCCACGGGGTCACGGATTCTGGAAAGTGGTGA
- a CDS encoding acetyl-CoA carboxylase carboxyltransferase subunit alpha, translating to MSQTFLEFERPIGELMSKIDDLRRLSNSSDINISQEIARLEQETIHLTERIFTKLTPWQKTLLSRHPDRPFTTDYLESVFSGFTELHGDRVFGDDESIIGGLATIDSIDVMVIGQEKGRGTKDKVRRNFGMPKPEGYRKALRLMKLAEKFKLPVICLIDTPGAYPGKGAEERGQAEAIARNLKEMAALQVPILSVIIGEGGSGGALALGMGNRVLMMQYATYSVISPEGCASILWKDSTKAELASEALRLTAPDILELKVIDEIIPEPIGGAHRNPEETANLLKRHIIHHLRDLRKKTARILIKERFDKFMAMGVIQEASGIL from the coding sequence ATGTCTCAAACCTTTCTCGAATTTGAACGCCCCATCGGGGAGTTGATGTCCAAAATCGACGATCTGCGCCGTCTTTCAAACAGCTCGGATATCAACATCTCCCAGGAAATCGCACGCCTGGAACAAGAGACCATTCATCTGACCGAACGGATCTTCACCAAGCTCACCCCCTGGCAAAAAACCCTGCTCTCCCGTCATCCGGATCGTCCGTTCACCACCGACTATCTGGAATCGGTCTTCAGCGGCTTCACGGAACTCCACGGGGACCGGGTTTTCGGGGATGACGAATCGATCATCGGCGGATTGGCCACCATTGATAGCATCGACGTGATGGTGATCGGCCAGGAAAAAGGCCGGGGCACCAAAGACAAGGTACGTCGCAACTTCGGCATGCCCAAACCCGAAGGCTATCGCAAGGCGTTGCGCTTGATGAAACTGGCGGAAAAATTCAAGCTGCCGGTCATCTGCCTCATCGACACCCCTGGCGCCTATCCGGGCAAAGGGGCCGAAGAACGGGGCCAGGCCGAAGCCATCGCCCGCAACCTCAAAGAGATGGCCGCACTCCAGGTGCCCATTCTCAGCGTGATCATCGGTGAAGGGGGTTCCGGCGGGGCATTGGCGTTGGGGATGGGCAATCGGGTGTTGATGATGCAGTACGCCACCTATTCGGTCATCTCCCCGGAAGGGTGCGCCTCCATCCTGTGGAAAGATTCCACCAAAGCGGAACTGGCCTCCGAGGCCCTACGCCTGACCGCCCCGGATATCCTGGAACTCAAGGTGATCGACGAGATCATCCCGGAACCCATCGGCGGCGCCCATCGCAACCCGGAAGAGACCGCGAATCTGCTCAAACGTCACATCATTCACCACCTGCGGGATCTGCGCAAGAAAACGGCCCGGATCCTGATCAAGGAACGGTTCGACAAATTCATGGCCATGGGGGTGATCCAGGAGGCCAGTGGAATCCTCTGA
- a CDS encoding metalloregulator ArsR/SmtB family transcription factor codes for MVTPEILLKSLVDETRLRCVMLLLAETELCVCEFGHALSEVQPKISRHLGTLREHHVVLDRRAGQWVYYRLHPELPPWAITLIRALATGLQGSRLHTEDRERLREMPDRPNRCSGNHFSI; via the coding sequence ATGGTGACTCCCGAAATTCTGCTGAAATCCCTGGTGGACGAAACCCGGTTGCGGTGCGTGATGCTGCTGTTGGCCGAAACCGAGCTGTGTGTCTGTGAATTCGGACATGCCCTGTCCGAGGTGCAACCCAAGATCTCCCGCCATCTGGGGACGTTGCGGGAACATCATGTGGTTTTGGACCGGCGGGCCGGGCAATGGGTCTATTACCGGTTGCATCCGGAGTTGCCCCCGTGGGCCATCACCCTGATTCGGGCTTTGGCCACCGGGCTGCAAGGCTCCCGGCTGCACACGGAAGACCGGGAGCGGTTGCGGGAGATGCCGGATCGTCCCAACCGGTGTTCGGGCAATCATTTTTCCATCTGA
- a CDS encoding glutathione S-transferase family protein, protein MEPELFLFDFCPYCQRVSIAVAHLSIAHQAVAMGAGDRPSWFGEVSPQKTVPAMRVGSVSLFDSSVITEYLNEWAQGGMLPADPLERGVCRSWIGQAGHCQGLFTQMCMGVGQEGFETARNGLITALETFEIGPLAQGMNGFNGPTLSLVDVAMAPLFTRIAHVERFHPILPAIGLERLRAWSARLLAEPVVIGSIPQNFPMFFQRFLKNKAAGGYLTARLDSQG, encoded by the coding sequence ATGGAACCCGAACTGTTTCTTTTTGACTTCTGCCCCTATTGCCAGCGGGTGAGCATCGCGGTTGCGCACCTGTCGATTGCCCATCAGGCGGTGGCCATGGGGGCCGGTGATCGTCCCTCCTGGTTCGGGGAGGTCTCCCCCCAGAAAACCGTTCCCGCCATGCGGGTCGGATCGGTGAGTCTGTTCGACTCGTCGGTGATCACGGAATATCTCAACGAGTGGGCCCAGGGGGGCATGCTGCCCGCCGATCCGCTGGAACGGGGGGTATGCCGTTCCTGGATCGGTCAGGCCGGTCACTGCCAGGGATTGTTCACCCAGATGTGCATGGGAGTCGGTCAGGAGGGATTTGAAACCGCCCGCAACGGGTTGATCACCGCCTTGGAAACTTTTGAAATCGGTCCTTTGGCCCAGGGCATGAACGGCTTCAATGGGCCAACATTGTCCCTGGTGGACGTGGCCATGGCCCCGCTTTTCACCCGGATTGCCCATGTGGAGCGATTTCATCCCATTCTGCCGGCCATCGGACTGGAACGGTTGCGGGCATGGTCGGCGCGACTGCTGGCCGAACCCGTGGTCATCGGCTCGATCCCGCAGAATTTTCCCATGTTTTTTCAGCGGTTTCTCAAGAACAAGGCGGCTGGCGGATATCTGACGGCACGACTCGACTCCCAGGGTTGA